CGAGGCGATGCGCGAGGGGTGCCGTCGCCTTGTCGGGAAACACGACTTCGCCGCCTTCCGCGGCTCCAACTGCGCCGCAAAGACGACGGTGCGGACCATTCACTCGCTGGAGCTTCGCGAGGAGGGGGAGTTCCTCCACCTGGAGGTGAACGGCAGCGGCTTCCTGAAAAACATGGTGCGCGTCATGACGGGGACGCTCGTGGAGGTGGGGCAGGGGAGGATGACACCCGATGACATCTCCCGGCTTCTGAAGACGGGTGACCGGCGTCAGGCGGGGATGACGGCGCCCCCCCAAGGCCTTTGCCTGATGGAAGTGTTTTATCCGGAGGAACTGATTCCGCTGGAGTGCGCGCCGGGGGCGGGGGAGCCGCCTTTACACTCTTTACTGGAAGGTGACGGGTGAGGTAATGTTAAGAAAAGACGCCTGCCGACTTTTTGTCTTGACATGCTTCTTCAAATCAATTAAATTTTCAACTTTCTGTGTGTCCGACTGACAATTCCGATAGCTGTGAGGTTTCGATGAAAACGCAAGTTGCTAAAAAAGATGATGTTGCCAGGGACTGGTACCTGGTTGATGCGGATAGCAAGGTGCTCGGCCGTGTTGCGACAGAGATTGCCAACGTGCTCCGCGGCAAGAACAAGCCTACCTTTACCCCCAGCGTCGATACCGGCGACTTCGTGATCGTCGTAAATGCCGAGAAGATTGCCCTCACCGGCAAGAAGCTTTCCGACAAGACCTACTACAGCCACTCCGCGTTCCCCGGCGGTCTCAAAGAGATCACCGCAGGGAAACTTTTGGAGAAGAAGCCCGAAGACCTGCTGAAGAAAGCTGTCAAGGGTATGCTCCCGAAGAACAAGCTGGCTCGCCACATGCTGAAGAAACTGAAGATCTACACCGGTGGATCTCATCCGCATGAGGCTCAGCAGCCTAAGACTCTGAATATATAATTCGTCCATCAGGAGATATCAAATGGCAGCAAGCTATTATGCAACGGGGAAAAGGAAGTCATCGATTGCCAGGGTCTGGATCAAGGCCGGCAGTGGCGAAATCACTGTGAACAGCAAGCCGATCGACCAGTACTTCGGCAGGGAAACCTCCAAGATGATCGTGAACCAGCCGCTGGAGATCACGGAGAATCTCGGCAAGTTCGACATCACCGTGACCGT
The DNA window shown above is from Geomonas sp. RF6 and carries:
- the rplM gene encoding 50S ribosomal protein L13, with product MKTQVAKKDDVARDWYLVDADSKVLGRVATEIANVLRGKNKPTFTPSVDTGDFVIVVNAEKIALTGKKLSDKTYYSHSAFPGGLKEITAGKLLEKKPEDLLKKAVKGMLPKNKLARHMLKKLKIYTGGSHPHEAQQPKTLNI
- the rpsI gene encoding 30S ribosomal protein S9, which codes for MAASYYATGKRKSSIARVWIKAGSGEITVNSKPIDQYFGRETSKMIVNQPLEITENLGKFDITVTVRGGGDSGQAGAIKHGITKALIEADADLRGTLKKAGFITRDSRVKERKKYGKKAARASFQFSKR